The Trichoderma asperellum chromosome 6, complete sequence region TGAATATCACATATATTCCACAGAAAGGAACAAGATGTAAGAGCATACCGGGAGCCGTCAACCAAGTGTCGCCAAATTCTGACACCAGGCTGTAGACACCTGGTCGAAGCGCGGTTAATATCCACCGTTGGTTTGTGTTCTCGCCGCCTTGCCTTGTGCTGAGGACATATTAGCTGATGAATTCTATTAGCGATTTTATTGATTGAGAGAACTAACAAGCCAACAACGCCGGCGATGGGGCTGGCAAGGGCCGGTAACGCCACCAAGGTCAAGAACTGGGTTTTGAGGAATGGTGTTCACAATGATGTAGATTCCATCAAGGAGCGTCATGATGAAATTGATATAGTATTCGATTTCGATCTCGTAGTCGAGAATTATAGACTGGGCTGAACGAAAAATATATCGGTTTGATCCTTCGGTGCTTTGGGTGAGATGATGATAAACTTAAAGACTGGAGGGGGGGTTGCTCGTTGTTTTATATAGAGGAGAACTCCTCAGACCAGTTTCATTTCACGACTTCAGGTTATTGATGGTGGCTGGAATTATATGAACGCAGAAATGCCTGGTATCCTCATCGCATCAGCTGCCATCGTCTCCGTAGGGCTACGGCAGAGACGCGATGCCATTAGGTGAGAGCTGACAATATGTGCGTGTAATTGAAGTCGAGAACATGATCCTACAGTAGCAAAATCCTAGCTGAACAATAGTAACCATCTCATCTGATTCGCTCGCCCAATAGGAGCATCGATTCACTGCCTTATACAGAGCTACTCGGCTAGCTCCGACGGCATAGCGGCTATTGCTGCACAGACTATTGAACGCCTTTTTTGAACCCCTTGCTTGCAAAGAGGCTATGCATAATTAAGCATAAGAAAGTTTACCAAAATGCCAATCAATCTTGACTTGCGCAGCTTTTACAGCCAGCCACTAATAAGGCGCATTTTTTTGATCTCATGGCCACAATAGAATTCGCTTAACAAATATGTCTCTGTTTGTCTCGTGGCATCTCTCCCTATCACTCAACCCAGCGCTAGAGTATCATCGTGGTAAGAATAGCACATACTTAGCTCAGCCCGAGACAATTGCAAGGAATGATAGGAGAGGTTTAGCTATTTCCAGTATACAGCTACCAACTCAAGAAGTTCTATTCTACTAATAGCCAATAGCTTACGTCTTCTCAGTAACTTGATGATTTGATGGAGTAGCTTATGCAGTCGACGCCTGGTTTAATATATCTCTATAGTTGATATTAGTACCAACTTTACTTTCCACAACTCCACGTTAATCACCTCTTCGTAGTCATATTATGCATAATGTTTTTTGTCCATTTGCTCCACTCACGATGGATCTAATGGAGAGAAATTCTAAATACAAGGtggctataaaataataaagaagataCATATGTACACGAACAATAAATGCGCGTAATAtttcgtatttttttttgttcaacTTTACTAAATCACCACGCCACCAAAGCCAGTGGCGTGTTCTGTTTCTCCTTTGCTAACTGTGTCGAGCTCTACAGGCATTGCGAGTAATCTATATTCACATGGTTAGAATTCTAAGACAATTCCATGGGATATCTATGCTATGCTATACCCACAGTCATTGCCATACTGGCAAGTGGTGCCCGATGTACAAGTGGTGCAGCCGGTGTAACCAATACCACCGCACTGACCCCAGTGAGTCTGCGTGCAACTGGGGGCCGACGACGTCTTGGAAGAAGTGGTACTGGTCTTCAGGGTCGTGGAGCTGGCGGGTGGCTTGGAAGTAGAGCTGGAAACAGGAGGTGGTGAGCTGCCGCCAGACGTAGTCGAGCCGATGTCTCCCCATCGGATGTTGGAGAAGGTGATGTGAGTATTCGGGTTGTTGGCAACAATCGTGGATGGGTTGCctgcggtgctgctgcaggggccgctgctgccgctatcCAACCAGTTCATGTAGCCGCCGGCGTCGTTCCAGATGCTAAAGGTCAGGACCATGCCAGAGGCCAGAGCCTTGCCCATGGTTGTGAGGCCGCCATACGCCGAGGCCGATGGGCACGACGAGATGATGTCACCACCAGATTGGGCACTCGGGATGGAAACACCGTTTTGAATGTACTTGCGAGTAATGCTGACAAGGTTACCAGAAGGACTGCCGTTATCCGTATTGAACTGAGTAGTGATGGTGAAGACCTTGGAGGTATCAACTGTCAATCCGGGGCCGTAGTAGCTATAAGAAGTGTAAGACGTCAATATATCCACAGGAAATCAtcccaacaacaacaaaatcatcatcatcatcatcatcatcatcatcatcatcatcatcatggtgTAGCTTCACTCACCTGTGGAATCCGCTAGCATAGGGGTTTAAGCCGCAGCCGCTGGAGTCGCAGGCCGTGGCTGTGCAGGAGTGAGGAGTTAAAGCATTGGCTTGCGAGTTGCCCTCAAGGATATCCATCTCATTGCAGCAGTAGCCCGagttgttggtgttgagggTGCCATTCTTCCATGTCTCAACAGGGCACTGGGCATCACAGTAACCGCTTCCATAGTTGGCACCGGCAGTGTTATACTGGTTGGCACCACCGTTGGCAGCCATTTGAGCGAGGTAGAGTGAGCCATTCTCTCCACAGGGAAGAGATGACAGATCGACGTCGAAACTCAGCTCCTTGCCATTCAACTGCAGCATCACATAGTTTCCATCTGCGCCCAAAAGATAAAGTCGAGGGGACACACTGCTATATCCGCCGGTGCTGCTGGGCATGTATTGGTTCATGGTGAGAGAGTTACCAGAGGTTGTGACACCGGAAGCGGTGTAGTTAACGCCCTCAATGAAGCAGTTGGTGCCACAAGTCGCCTCATTGGGGCAAATTGTGGTGTTTACTCCGCCATTGACGGTGCATGAGTTGTAGTTGGCGTCGTGCATCCAGCGGTAGTTCCAGTCAAGGACGACGGAGGTGTCCTGAGCCACGCATCCTCCCGACGTTGTACACTGATACGTTGTCAACTTGGGGTGAACCTCAGGAGTGCTTGTACCAGGTTGCTGAGCCGTAGCAATCTCGGCCAAagccagaagagcagcggccAACGGCAGTGTACCGGAAGGCGCCATATTGATAGTTATATGGACTGGGAAAATGGAGCTCGGGCAAAGAGACCTGGAGGTTACAATTTTTTGTCGCAACGAGGCGACGTTGCGGTCCCTTTTACATTGTTTTCCACACGGCATAAGTGATTCAAGTACAGTCATTAAAGCCAGGGTACTTTGACAGGCTATGTCAATCGGCAATAGCCTCCGAGACAATATAGGCTGGCACGGAAGTATCTAAAGTACAGCTATGTAATATTTTGCCGTCTTCTACCGGCCTAATGCTACCGTACTATAGCTGTGACAGCTACTGTAAATCGATAAAACAAGTTAATTAAGTAGAAATTGAGAAAGTCGAAGAGGAGACCCGCATACCTTGAGCCGCGTAGATAGATTCACAGACCCCTGTTCTAATATATATTCCCTTCAACGGAATTTTGGCAAAACTCACGCCTACTAACGGGTAAACGGTAAAGGGTAAAAGGCAACGGAAGCTTGtgagttctttttttttttccctaggcttattttattaaattatttagcCTGATTGGCCAGGCTATTCGGTGCTGACCCTCAAATTACTATCATGGCGTTTCATTCATACCACCGTACTATCTATAAGCTAAGCTCTGTCTCTGAGTTTCCATCACTTCCATTTTCGGCCAATCAACCAGCAGCCAGATCTTTATACAAATAGGCCACATAGCCCTCAGGAGAATCCGATGCCCAGCCACTGACCGGCAAATTAGATGTTAGTTAGGTGGACGGTCACTAGAGAAAGCTGTTTTATGCTTTCTTCATATAATCATTTCGCATGATATATGCAAAAGAAGTGGCGCCAGTCATGCGCGATACTTAATGGTAGGGTTGGTGGCTAGTCGAAATTCTGCCATGCCTATTAGGGGAGCCTGCCGAACTGACACTCCTGACTATAGACAAATATTTTGATGTTCTAAAAGCACCTCATCTTGTAaggaatctttttttttttttttttttttttttttttcttcagatCAGAAGCAATGCCAAAGGTCAAGAGGAGACCAACATACAAGAAACATTTGGGAGAGAAGCTAAGCTTGCTCAGTAGCTAACTCGATAATAATATACATGCATATGCATGTGCATACGCGCACCAAAACCTCTCGGGAATAAAAGCAGTTACAACAGAAATAGAACCTAATCTAGAATAACCATTCTATCTCCAAATATTATTTTCAACGCTCTATACTAAGGCAGGGCAATCTTAGATATCCTTTATAAAGCGCGAAATCAGTTTGTTCTGTTCTAAAATTAGGTAGTGGAGACGCATAGTCGTCTACATTTTCGTAACTGTCCACCACAATCTTTATTACCTTTGCTTGAGATCATCATTGTAGTGTTTCCCTAATTCTTCCAAACCGTCATTAGTGATGAAACATAGACGGAACAGGATGAATGTTGCCAAGACAACGGCACATGTTCAATGAAGAAAACACACTCAATTACAATTTTTGCATTTGATAAATTGAATCAAAGCAGATGGCTAAACCTCAGTTAGCTCTAATCCAATCACAGAAGTAGCTACGCAGTGAAAGGCGGAATGGGTGTCCAGGTAcgtagttaattattattttataaatggCACCTTTTGGCCAGGCAGGGCTACGAGGCTACACCTGCTTTGTCCATTACGCGACATAACAACGGACAAAAGAGTCAATTCTGGAGCAGGAACTGGATGGCAAGAACTCATGGGTTTCAATTGAGACAAAAGCTAAGCTTCAGAAAGCACATGTGCCATAGGTTCATAGTTGCCCTGTTGGACTTTCCGCCAGGCGTAATAAATGAATCAATCAAtgaatatattactaatgaCACTGCATGGTTGCTTAATAATACAAGAGTAGAAACAAATTGAGCTTCGTGGGGCTGTTTTTGTGTAGCAGTTGCTTAATCCCTTCATCTCTGACAATTGGTCTCTTATACATTATGATCTGCTACCTCTTACTTATCCTTGTCTTCATCGGTCGATAACAGTAACCTACATCGACAGGTGTATGTTTCTATCGTATTTCAATGAGCATAGAGCTCAAGTCTTGGTTGACGCTGTTGAACCGAAAGCAGGAAGATCCGAGGCTACCATAGACAGAGAAGCGCAGTTTTGCGCCACACCGCCGATGATAGTGTAGGTCAGGTCTGGGTTCATCAAGACGGATGAGCCAGATGATGCGTCGTTGACGAGGAAAACCTTGTTGAGCTGGCCCTCAATTGTGCAGACAAAGGGGTACAAGACCAACCCACTTGAGTCAAGGGCAACCAGGACGACCGGTCCTGAGCTGGTGGCCGTTGGGAGGAGTGTGACAAGCTCCGCACCTTGGGGAATGTTACCCCAGCTGCCAAGACGTAGGCGTGATGCGTTCACAGCGGCGACAGTGTCTGGGAAATAATACAACAACCGATCTGATGAGTCGCCCATGACAGCGCTTTGGCTGGCATCGGCCACGAAGGATATACCGTTGGTCAGGTTTGTCAGCGGCTCTGTGCTACTGGATGCAGAGATAAAAAGGCTGCCATTTACATGGGGGTTGACTAGCAACTGACCAGTGGCGTCAgtgatggtgatgttggAGAAATCGTccgtcgatgatgatggggacGGTGTAGCGGTAGGAGCCGACCTATTGTGAACAACAGCACGCTTGGTCGGCGGGTTAGCCTGGACATAGCCCAAGTTGCCAGAGGCAGCACCGCCTGGGACCCAAGTGTTTCCGCCGGCGAAGTTAAAACAGGGATAAAATCCAGGGACGCCATTGAGGCAATTCTCAAGGTTGTTCAAGTTGAAGTTGATAGCGCTGCAGTCTGATCGAGCGCAAGTTTCGAAACACTCGGCAGAGGTTGTGGCGCACGACTTGGTGATGGCATCACCTGAAACGATAGAATCACAGTTGAGCTGGAAAACTTGGCCAAAGGAGTTGCAGTACGCGTCATGGTTGTCAGGGCAGGCAAGGGTAGAGCAGTCTGGGAAAGCGGGCATTGGCACCTCGACAAAGCCCCAGTCGCCAGTGGCAGCACCGCCTGGGACCCAAGAGGTCGCGCCGCCGAAGTTCCAACAGGGATAATATCCAGGGACGCCACTGAGGCAATTCTCAAGGTTATTCGTGTTGAAGTTGACAGCAGTGCAGTCATTTTCGGCGCAACTTTCGAAACACTCGGCCGAGGTTGAGACGCACGACGTGGCGACGGCAGTACCCGAAACGATATCCAGACAGTTGAGCTCGAAGACCTTGCCGTTCGACATGCAATAACGCGAGTCGTAGTCGGGGCACGTATAAGTAGCGCAGTCTGGATAGTGCGGAGGGGGAGTTGATGTGCTGGTGGCTGTAGCCACACCGGTCGACGCCGTGCTCGTAGCTGAGGTAGCCGATTCGCCAATGCAGCCGGAGGCAAAAACAGGACCATCCCACTGTTCCAAGGTGTAAGTCCCTTCATCAAGATCACTGAGATCTAGCACCACAGAGTTGACCAGTCCAATATCCCATGCGATACCGTAGCACCCATCTTGAGGAGTAGAATTGAACGATCCGTTGGTAAGCTCATTAGTGAAATCATATTCCACTGGAAGATTAAAACAACAATAGTTAGTCAACCGTGGATGAAGAGTTAAAATATCTAAAAGGGGTATAAAACAGGAGGTAGTCGACTTACATTTGGCCTGAATTCCTGGAGTATCAACAAGTTTTATCTCTTTGGAATATTTGCCGTTTAAAACATTTATGCCAAAGCCGAGGGTGATAGGGAGACCAAGGGTTGAAGACACAGTCAAACTACCATCAGCTTGGACTCTATCACCGACTCTCGGAACCCAGCCAGACTGTTGAGAGTTGGCGTGATGAACAAAGTCAAGCGTTGCAGAAAGGGCTGGCCAAGTCAAGCTAGCACCTACAAGATACTGCCCAACTG contains the following coding sequences:
- the EGL1 gene encoding endoglucanase 1 (CAZy:GH7~SECRETED:SignalP(1-22)), producing the protein MAPSGTLPLAAALLALAEIATAQQPGTSTPEVHPKLTTYQCTTSGGCVAQDTSVVLDWNYRWMHDANYNSCTVNGGVNTTICPNEATCGTNCFIEGVNYTASGVTTSGNSLTMNQYMPSSTGGYSSVSPRLYLLGADGNYVMLQLNGKELSFDVDLSSLPCGENGSLYLAQMAANGGANQYNTAGANYGSGYCDAQCPVETWKNGTLNTNNSGYCCNEMDILEGNSQANALTPHSCTATACDSSGCGLNPYASGFHSYYGPGLTVDTSKVFTITTQFNTDNGSPSGNLVSITRKYIQNGVSIPSAQSGGDIISSCPSASAYGGLTTMGKALASGMVLTFSIWNDAGGYMNWLDSGSSGPCSSTAGNPSTIVANNPNTHITFSNIRWGDIGSTTSGGSSPPPVSSSTSKPPASSTTLKTSTTSSKTSSAPSCTQTHWGQCGGIGYTGCTTCTSGTTCQYGNDYYSQCL